A section of the Tamandua tetradactyla isolate mTamTet1 chromosome 4, mTamTet1.pri, whole genome shotgun sequence genome encodes:
- the LOC143681249 gene encoding uncharacterized protein LOC143681249 isoform X1, translated as MSILNGLKITGSSTIQNICQQLKEQCIKHGFILKLLHQDASSWSLCSHIHHLFQGVFSQVQLKKLVPGLVQPLQTLSLSCTLSVFSLTNYAVNWIHQTLGTWLEWVGTMDYNNQTVQSQLSITKDTSKNKVYLKMNSLRVNDIAMNSCVKDTERRSQGELRHKCSLRVQLATGLQGVHRITRGCSGAISKSRCKEKLRKSFLAMLGVPCCFTTCNPITCKHCYIKSVLVC; from the exons AACATATGCCAGCAACTGAAAGAGCAGTGCATAAAGCATGGGTTTATTCTCAAG CTTTTGCACCAGGATGCATCCTCATGGAGTCTGTGCTCACATATTCACCACCTCTTTCAAG GTGTCTTCTCCCAGGTACAACTGAAGAAATTGGTACCTGGCCTGGTGCAGCCTTTGCAGACCCTATCCCTCAGCTGTACTCTATCAGTATTTTCTTTAACTAACTATGCTGTGAACTGGATCCACCAGACCCTAGGAACGTGGCTGGAATGGGTTGGTACCATGGATTATAATAACCAAACTGTTCAGTCCCAACTCAGCATCACCAAGGACACCTCAAagaataaagtttatttaaaaatgaacagccTGAGAGTCAATGACATAGCCATGAATTCCTGTGtaaaagacacagagagaagaagTCAGGGTGAGCTCAGACACAAATGTTCCCTGAGGGTGCAGCTGGCTACTGGGCTGCAGGGGGTGCACAGGATCACCAGGGGGTGCTCAGGAGCCATCTCTAAAAGCAGGTGCAAAGAGAAGCTCAGGAAAAGTTTCCTGGCCATGCTTGGGGTTCCCTGTTGCTTCACAACATGTAACCCCATAACATGTAAACACTGCTATATTAAATCTGTCTTAGTTTGTTAA
- the LOC143681249 gene encoding uncharacterized protein LOC143681249 isoform X2 has translation MRKLTKEPLYFLDFKNICQQLKEQCIKHGFILKLLHQDASSWSLCSHIHHLFQGVFSQVQLKKLVPGLVQPLQTLSLSCTLSVFSLTNYAVNWIHQTLGTWLEWVGTMDYNNQTVQSQLSITKDTSKNKVYLKMNSLRVNDIAMNSCVKDTERRSQGELRHKCSLRVQLATGLQGVHRITRGCSGAISKSRCKEKLRKSFLAMLGVPCCFTTCNPITCKHCYIKSVLVC, from the exons AACATATGCCAGCAACTGAAAGAGCAGTGCATAAAGCATGGGTTTATTCTCAAG CTTTTGCACCAGGATGCATCCTCATGGAGTCTGTGCTCACATATTCACCACCTCTTTCAAG GTGTCTTCTCCCAGGTACAACTGAAGAAATTGGTACCTGGCCTGGTGCAGCCTTTGCAGACCCTATCCCTCAGCTGTACTCTATCAGTATTTTCTTTAACTAACTATGCTGTGAACTGGATCCACCAGACCCTAGGAACGTGGCTGGAATGGGTTGGTACCATGGATTATAATAACCAAACTGTTCAGTCCCAACTCAGCATCACCAAGGACACCTCAAagaataaagtttatttaaaaatgaacagccTGAGAGTCAATGACATAGCCATGAATTCCTGTGtaaaagacacagagagaagaagTCAGGGTGAGCTCAGACACAAATGTTCCCTGAGGGTGCAGCTGGCTACTGGGCTGCAGGGGGTGCACAGGATCACCAGGGGGTGCTCAGGAGCCATCTCTAAAAGCAGGTGCAAAGAGAAGCTCAGGAAAAGTTTCCTGGCCATGCTTGGGGTTCCCTGTTGCTTCACAACATGTAACCCCATAACATGTAAACACTGCTATATTAAATCTGTCTTAGTTTGTTAA
- the LOC143681249 gene encoding uncharacterized protein LOC143681249 isoform X3: MVSIEKCLHTFKNICQQLKEQCIKHGFILKLLHQDASSWSLCSHIHHLFQGVFSQVQLKKLVPGLVQPLQTLSLSCTLSVFSLTNYAVNWIHQTLGTWLEWVGTMDYNNQTVQSQLSITKDTSKNKVYLKMNSLRVNDIAMNSCVKDTERRSQGELRHKCSLRVQLATGLQGVHRITRGCSGAISKSRCKEKLRKSFLAMLGVPCCFTTCNPITCKHCYIKSVLVC; this comes from the exons AACATATGCCAGCAACTGAAAGAGCAGTGCATAAAGCATGGGTTTATTCTCAAG CTTTTGCACCAGGATGCATCCTCATGGAGTCTGTGCTCACATATTCACCACCTCTTTCAAG GTGTCTTCTCCCAGGTACAACTGAAGAAATTGGTACCTGGCCTGGTGCAGCCTTTGCAGACCCTATCCCTCAGCTGTACTCTATCAGTATTTTCTTTAACTAACTATGCTGTGAACTGGATCCACCAGACCCTAGGAACGTGGCTGGAATGGGTTGGTACCATGGATTATAATAACCAAACTGTTCAGTCCCAACTCAGCATCACCAAGGACACCTCAAagaataaagtttatttaaaaatgaacagccTGAGAGTCAATGACATAGCCATGAATTCCTGTGtaaaagacacagagagaagaagTCAGGGTGAGCTCAGACACAAATGTTCCCTGAGGGTGCAGCTGGCTACTGGGCTGCAGGGGGTGCACAGGATCACCAGGGGGTGCTCAGGAGCCATCTCTAAAAGCAGGTGCAAAGAGAAGCTCAGGAAAAGTTTCCTGGCCATGCTTGGGGTTCCCTGTTGCTTCACAACATGTAACCCCATAACATGTAAACACTGCTATATTAAATCTGTCTTAGTTTGTTAA